Proteins encoded by one window of Aquificaceae bacterium:
- a CDS encoding efflux RND transporter periplasmic adaptor subunit — protein sequence MRKLFIALPFVLIVALVLFFAVRGHKENYAVVKEEEVKTLVYGSGYAKAENYVVVKAEVSGYVEEVFVKEGDFVRKGQPLATIDSKTIDASIKEVSERLNLVRERLKEGSAYLKSLESAIESARINMENSKNLFERRERLFSQGLISKEAYEQSKTQYELSKREYERLKNTYQDAIVSLRSEERVLLAERERLLREKEKYVIRSPIDGYVLKKFVNPGDYINHMSQENRLFSIGSKGWEVWLEVDEEYAGMLREGQRVILRVDAYPNERFEGKVSQVIREVDRNRKLITVKVHAELPENLPNGSTVDGQIEVERKRAILIPASAYQEGYVLLYDGVRRVKVPVKVGRRYGEYLEVLEGLKPGDKVVVP from the coding sequence AGAAAACTACGCAGTTGTCAAAGAAGAGGAGGTTAAAACCCTCGTTTATGGCTCTGGCTATGCAAAGGCGGAAAACTATGTGGTTGTAAAGGCGGAAGTTTCTGGCTATGTGGAGGAGGTTTTCGTAAAGGAGGGAGACTTTGTAAGAAAGGGACAGCCTCTTGCTACTATTGACTCAAAGACCATAGATGCAAGCATAAAGGAAGTGTCCGAAAGGCTAAACCTTGTGCGTGAAAGACTAAAAGAGGGCTCTGCTTATCTAAAAAGCCTTGAAAGTGCCATTGAGTCCGCAAGGATAAACATGGAAAACAGCAAAAACCTTTTTGAAAGAAGAGAAAGGCTTTTTTCTCAGGGTCTAATATCCAAAGAGGCATACGAGCAGAGCAAAACTCAATATGAGTTAAGCAAGAGAGAATACGAGAGGTTAAAAAACACTTATCAAGACGCTATAGTTTCCCTTAGGTCCGAGGAAAGGGTGCTATTAGCAGAAAGGGAGAGGCTATTGAGGGAAAAGGAAAAGTATGTTATAAGAAGTCCTATAGATGGGTATGTTCTCAAAAAGTTTGTAAACCCGGGGGACTATATAAACCACATGAGTCAGGAAAACAGGCTTTTCTCAATAGGTTCAAAGGGTTGGGAAGTTTGGCTTGAGGTGGACGAAGAGTATGCAGGCATGCTAAGGGAAGGTCAAAGGGTTATCCTTAGGGTAGATGCTTACCCTAATGAGAGGTTTGAGGGGAAAGTCTCTCAAGTAATAAGAGAAGTTGACAGGAATAGGAAACTTATTACTGTGAAGGTCCATGCGGAGCTACCCGAGAACCTTCCCAATGGCTCAACGGTGGACGGTCAGATAGAAGTGGAAAGAAAAAGGGCAATCCTTATCCCAGCAAGTGCTTACCAAGAGGGCTATGTGCTTTTGTATGACGGCGTGAGAAGGGTCAAAGTGCCTGTAAAGGTTGGCAGGAGGTATGGAGAGTATCTTGAAGTCTTAGAGGGGCTAAAGCCTGGGGACAAAGTGGTAGTGCCATGA